One genomic region from Bradyrhizobium icense encodes:
- a CDS encoding neutral zinc metallopeptidase, which produces MRYDDFRRSDEIEDRRDGGGGMGGGGGGFGLPMGGGGLGIGTIIILGLVGYAFGIDPRILIGGAEILSGGGQAPTYQTDRRSGPAKTGAPKDEVGSMIAGILGEIDDRWSEIFQASGQNYTGPRIVLFRNATNGGRCGMAQSAMGPFYCPPDKQIFLDTSFFREVETRFRGCSGSACKFTAAYIIAHEAGHHIQNLLGILPRVQRLQQQAGSKAEANALQVKVELQADCLSGVWVNREEKKRPGFIEPGDIDAALRTATAIGDDTLQRQSTGRVVPDSFTHGSAAQRKQWFMTGYKQGTVQACNTFAQGAL; this is translated from the coding sequence ATGCGTTACGATGATTTCCGCCGCAGCGACGAGATCGAAGACCGTCGCGACGGCGGCGGCGGAATGGGTGGCGGAGGCGGCGGTTTTGGCCTGCCGATGGGCGGTGGCGGGCTCGGCATCGGCACCATCATCATACTCGGCCTCGTCGGATACGCCTTCGGAATCGATCCACGCATCCTGATCGGCGGCGCTGAAATTCTCTCCGGCGGCGGACAGGCGCCGACCTACCAGACCGATCGCCGCTCGGGTCCGGCCAAAACCGGCGCACCGAAGGACGAAGTCGGCAGCATGATCGCCGGCATTCTCGGCGAGATCGACGACCGCTGGAGCGAGATATTCCAGGCCAGCGGCCAGAATTATACAGGCCCGCGCATCGTGCTGTTTCGCAACGCCACCAATGGCGGCCGCTGCGGCATGGCGCAGTCGGCGATGGGACCGTTCTACTGCCCGCCGGACAAGCAGATCTTCCTCGACACCAGTTTCTTCCGCGAAGTCGAGACACGTTTCCGCGGCTGCTCGGGCAGCGCCTGCAAGTTCACCGCCGCCTACATCATCGCGCACGAAGCGGGACACCACATCCAGAATCTGCTCGGCATCCTGCCGCGCGTGCAGCGGCTGCAGCAGCAGGCCGGCAGCAAGGCGGAAGCCAACGCGCTGCAGGTCAAGGTCGAGTTGCAGGCGGATTGTCTTTCCGGCGTCTGGGTCAATCGCGAAGAGAAGAAGCGTCCGGGCTTCATCGAACCCGGCGATATCGACGCGGCACTGAGAACGGCAACCGCGATCGGCGACGACACGCTGCAGCGGCAGTCGACGGGCAGGGTGGTGCCCGACTCTTTCACCCATGGCTCCGCGGCGCAGCGCAAGCAATGGTTCATGACCGGCTACAAGCAGGGCACGGTGCAGGCTTGCAACACGTTTGCTCAGGGAGCGTTGTGA
- the moaB gene encoding molybdenum cofactor biosynthesis protein B, with the protein MSSIDETKQFVPLNIAVLTISDTRSLADDKSGATLVDRLTAAGHHLAGREIAVDDVDAIRVIIKRWIADASVDAIITTGGTGFTGRDVTPEAVEPLFEKRMDGFSIAFHMLSHAKIGTSTVQSRATAGVAGATFIFCLPGSPGACRDAWDGILAAQLDYRTRPCNFVEIMPRLDEHLRRPKAQGASA; encoded by the coding sequence ATGTCCTCCATCGACGAAACCAAGCAATTCGTGCCACTCAACATCGCGGTGTTGACGATTTCCGACACCCGTTCGCTGGCCGATGACAAATCCGGCGCCACGCTGGTGGACCGGCTCACGGCGGCCGGTCATCATCTCGCCGGGCGCGAAATCGCCGTCGACGACGTCGATGCGATCCGCGTCATCATCAAGCGCTGGATCGCCGACGCGAGCGTCGATGCGATCATCACCACCGGCGGCACCGGCTTTACCGGCCGCGACGTGACGCCGGAGGCGGTCGAGCCGCTGTTCGAAAAGCGGATGGATGGCTTTTCCATCGCCTTCCATATGCTGAGCCACGCCAAGATCGGCACCTCGACGGTGCAGAGCCGGGCCACCGCCGGCGTTGCGGGCGCGACTTTCATCTTCTGCCTGCCGGGATCGCCGGGCGCCTGCCGCGACGCATGGGACGGCATCCTCGCTGCCCAGCTCGATTACCGCACCCGTCCCTGCAATTTTGTCGAGATCATGCCGCGGCTGGACGAGCACCTGCGGCGGCCTAAAGCCCAAGGCGCTTCAGCCTGA
- a CDS encoding bifunctional helix-turn-helix transcriptional regulator/GNAT family N-acetyltransferase, which translates to MSQLNSEQEVAAVRAFNRFYTRKLGIIEPKLLHSPFTLQEARIIYEIVHRPACTASDLTRDLGLDPGFLSRTLQALQRRQIVTRKPSKDDGRVNELALTAKGRAAQAELERRSCEQVGSLLASLEGGQRTALVQAMTTIEQTLERPAEKPPAFLLRSHRPGDIGWVISSQAKAYAEEYGWDISYEALVAEICAQFIRNFDPSREHCWIAEAGGEPLGSIFLVKGSDDVAKLRLLLVEKKARGLGVGRALVEQCIRAAREKGYKEMTLWTQSILVAARGIYQAAGFRRVKEEPHHSFGVDLVGETWELDL; encoded by the coding sequence ATGTCCCAGCTGAATTCCGAACAAGAAGTTGCGGCCGTTCGCGCCTTCAACCGCTTCTACACCCGCAAGCTCGGGATCATCGAACCGAAGCTGCTGCACAGCCCGTTTACGCTGCAGGAGGCGCGCATCATCTACGAGATCGTGCATCGCCCGGCCTGCACCGCCAGCGATCTGACCCGCGATCTCGGGCTCGATCCCGGCTTCCTGAGCCGCACCCTGCAGGCGCTGCAGCGCCGCCAGATCGTGACGCGAAAGCCGTCAAAGGACGACGGCCGCGTCAACGAGCTCGCGCTGACGGCGAAGGGCCGCGCCGCCCAGGCCGAGCTGGAGCGCCGCTCGTGCGAGCAGGTCGGAAGCCTGCTCGCTTCGCTCGAAGGCGGCCAGCGCACCGCTCTCGTGCAGGCGATGACGACGATCGAGCAGACCCTGGAACGGCCCGCGGAGAAGCCGCCAGCGTTTCTTCTGCGCAGCCACCGGCCGGGCGACATCGGCTGGGTGATCTCGAGCCAGGCAAAGGCCTATGCCGAGGAGTATGGCTGGGACATCAGCTACGAGGCACTGGTCGCCGAGATCTGCGCGCAGTTCATCCGGAACTTTGATCCTTCGCGCGAGCATTGCTGGATCGCCGAAGCCGGCGGCGAGCCGCTCGGCTCGATCTTTCTGGTGAAGGGCAGCGATGACGTCGCAAAGCTGCGGCTGCTATTGGTGGAGAAGAAAGCGCGCGGGCTCGGCGTCGGCCGCGCGCTGGTCGAGCAGTGCATCCGCGCGGCGCGCGAGAAGGGCTACAAGGAAATGACGCTGTGGACCCAAAGCATCCTTGTCGCCGCGCGAGGCATCTATCAGGCCGCGGGCTTCCGCCGCGTCAAGGAAGAGCCGCACCATAGCTTTGGCGTCGATCTGGTCGGTGAGACCTGGGAGCTGGACCTGTGA
- a CDS encoding glycosyl transferase, with translation MLSVIVPTEGIEQPAVATLAALVPGAAAGVICEVLLVDGTGNGVIERVADVAGCRFLRFEGTRAAALAAGARAARSPWLMFLHAGAVLDSGWIDETTQFIQNVSSSGRPRAGVFRYARSPYAETRLRDGFKFVARMIAGPSAEQGLLIARDHYERLGGYRPDARRSETRLLRQLGRSARTQLRSRIMVVA, from the coding sequence ATGCTGAGCGTGATCGTTCCGACCGAAGGAATAGAACAGCCCGCCGTCGCAACACTGGCGGCGCTGGTGCCGGGAGCCGCAGCCGGCGTCATCTGCGAGGTGCTGCTGGTCGACGGAACCGGTAACGGCGTGATCGAGCGGGTGGCCGACGTGGCCGGCTGTCGCTTTCTGAGGTTTGAGGGAACACGCGCTGCGGCGCTGGCCGCCGGCGCGCGGGCGGCGCGCTCGCCATGGCTGATGTTCCTGCACGCCGGTGCGGTGCTCGACAGCGGTTGGATCGACGAGACCACGCAGTTCATCCAGAACGTATCGAGCAGCGGACGGCCGCGTGCCGGGGTGTTTCGCTATGCGCGCTCGCCCTATGCCGAGACACGGCTGCGCGACGGCTTCAAGTTCGTCGCCCGCATGATCGCCGGGCCATCGGCGGAACAGGGGCTCCTGATCGCCCGCGATCATTATGAGCGGCTTGGCGGCTACCGGCCGGATGCCCGCCGCTCCGAGACGCGGCTGCTGCGCCAGCTCGGCCGCTCGGCGCGTACCCAATTGCGCAGCCGGATCATGGTCGTCGCCTAG
- a CDS encoding PA0069 family radical SAM protein codes for MSRASSHALKHPPVTAPSEPAGATPFPELAVAIERQRRRGRGAQSNQSGRFEAEARVAFDDGWQSLDDLPPFKTTVSLDTSRKVITRNDSPDIGFDRSINPYRGCEHGCVYCFARPTHAFLGLSPGLDFESKLLAKPDAPELLEKELAAPGYEPRMIAIGTNTDPYQPIEREHKIMRGILEVLERAGHPVGIVTKSALVTRDIDILQRMAKRSLVKVAISVTALDPKLARTMEPRASTPPKRLEALRQLSQAGIPATVMVAPVIPALNDSEIERILDAAAHAGVKEASYVLLRLPLEVRDLFREWLMANYPDRYRHVFTLIRDMRGGRDYDSQWGTRMKGTGPMAWMIGRRFEIACEKLGLNKRRSKLTTDHFVKPKRNGQQLSLF; via the coding sequence ATGAGCCGAGCATCCTCTCATGCCCTCAAGCACCCGCCGGTCACGGCGCCCTCCGAGCCGGCGGGTGCGACCCCTTTTCCCGAGCTTGCGGTCGCCATCGAACGCCAGAGACGGCGTGGCCGCGGTGCGCAGTCGAACCAGAGCGGCCGGTTCGAGGCCGAGGCGCGGGTCGCCTTCGACGATGGCTGGCAGAGCCTGGACGACCTGCCGCCGTTCAAGACCACGGTGTCGCTGGATACTTCGCGCAAGGTCATCACCCGTAACGACTCGCCCGACATCGGCTTCGACCGCTCGATCAACCCCTACCGCGGCTGCGAGCATGGCTGCGTCTACTGCTTCGCGCGGCCGACCCACGCCTTTCTCGGCCTGTCGCCCGGGCTCGACTTCGAATCCAAACTGCTGGCCAAGCCGGACGCGCCGGAACTGCTCGAGAAAGAATTGGCGGCGCCCGGTTACGAGCCGCGCATGATCGCGATCGGCACCAACACCGATCCCTATCAGCCGATCGAGCGCGAGCACAAAATCATGCGCGGCATTCTCGAAGTGCTGGAACGAGCCGGTCATCCCGTCGGCATTGTCACCAAATCGGCGCTGGTTACGCGCGACATCGATATTCTGCAGCGAATGGCGAAGCGCAGTTTGGTAAAGGTCGCGATTTCCGTGACCGCGCTCGATCCCAAGCTCGCCCGCACCATGGAGCCGCGCGCCTCGACGCCGCCGAAGCGGCTGGAGGCGCTGCGGCAATTATCGCAGGCCGGCATCCCCGCCACGGTGATGGTCGCACCCGTTATTCCCGCGCTGAACGATTCCGAGATCGAGCGCATTCTCGATGCCGCGGCCCATGCCGGGGTCAAGGAAGCGAGTTACGTGCTGCTGCGGCTGCCGCTCGAGGTGCGCGATCTCTTTCGCGAATGGCTGATGGCGAATTATCCCGACCGCTACCGTCACGTCTTCACCCTGATCCGCGACATGCGTGGCGGGCGCGACTACGACTCGCAATGGGGAACGCGGATGAAGGGCACCGGCCCGATGGCCTGGATGATCGGGCGGCGGTTCGAGATCGCCTGCGAAAAGCTCGGCCTCAACAAGCGCCGTTCGAAATTGACGACCGATCATTTCGTCAAGCCGAAGCGGAACGGACAGCAGTTGAGTCTGTTCTGA
- a CDS encoding VOC family protein has product MSTSKPVPRFTVITLGVSDMRASIAFYEALGFVRKMHATGDAVAFFDTGGTVIALFPWDQLARDAALPDQPRPKSFRGTTLAWNCSSVEEVDTALDFAISCGGSLLKPAHKTDYGGYCGYFGDPDNHVWEVVVAPGIEVGDDRRVHLRD; this is encoded by the coding sequence ATGAGTACAAGCAAGCCAGTCCCCCGGTTCACGGTCATCACGCTCGGCGTCAGCGACATGCGCGCCAGTATCGCCTTTTACGAGGCGCTCGGCTTTGTCCGGAAGATGCACGCAACCGGCGATGCCGTCGCCTTTTTCGATACCGGCGGCACGGTGATTGCGCTTTTCCCGTGGGATCAACTCGCCCGCGACGCCGCGCTGCCGGATCAGCCACGGCCGAAATCCTTTCGCGGCACGACGCTCGCATGGAATTGCAGCTCGGTCGAGGAGGTCGACACGGCGCTCGATTTCGCAATCTCCTGCGGCGGGTCACTGTTGAAGCCTGCGCACAAGACCGACTACGGCGGTTACTGCGGCTATTTCGGCGATCCCGACAACCACGTTTGGGAAGTCGTGGTCGCGCCGGGCATCGAGGTCGGCGACGACCGGCGGGTGCATCTGCGGGATTAG
- a CDS encoding ribonuclease HII, with protein sequence MIRDKSAKKSAGKFAKNAGKEQAELPKGVIAVAPPSFRRERALIKRGIWPVAGCDEAGRGPLAGPVVAAAVILDPKRIPKGIDDSKRLAPERREELFEEICATSSFAVAFASPARIDRDNILRASLWALARSVRALPELPKHVFVDGRDKIDAPCDCDAVIGGDGIVMSIAAASIIAKVTRDRLMSALALDCPGYGFETHKGYAVPEHREALDRLGPSIHHRRFFAPVIAARLKHFPETVEPDLFTVDGEILGDISATI encoded by the coding sequence ATGATTCGGGACAAGTCCGCCAAGAAATCCGCCGGGAAATTCGCCAAGAACGCCGGCAAGGAACAAGCCGAGCTGCCGAAGGGCGTGATCGCGGTTGCCCCGCCGAGCTTTCGTCGCGAGCGGGCGCTGATCAAGCGCGGCATCTGGCCGGTTGCCGGCTGCGACGAGGCCGGGCGCGGTCCGCTGGCGGGTCCGGTGGTAGCGGCTGCCGTCATCCTCGATCCCAAGCGAATCCCCAAAGGCATCGACGATTCCAAGCGGCTCGCGCCCGAACGCCGCGAGGAATTGTTCGAGGAAATCTGCGCGACCTCGTCGTTTGCGGTCGCCTTTGCCTCACCCGCGCGGATCGATCGCGACAATATCTTGCGTGCCTCGCTCTGGGCGCTGGCGCGCTCCGTGCGCGCGCTGCCGGAATTGCCGAAGCACGTGTTCGTCGACGGCCGCGACAAGATCGATGCGCCCTGCGATTGCGACGCCGTGATCGGCGGCGACGGCATCGTCATGTCGATCGCGGCGGCCTCGATCATCGCCAAGGTGACGCGAGACCGCCTGATGAGCGCATTGGCGCTGGATTGCCCGGGTTATGGCTTCGAAACCCACAAGGGCTATGCCGTGCCGGAACACCGCGAGGCGCTGGACCGGCTCGGCCCCAGCATCCACCATCGCCGGTTTTTTGCACCCGTGATCGCCGCACGGCTGAAGCATTTCCCTGAAACGGTCGAACCCGATCTCTTCACCGTCGACGGGGAGATCCTTGGCGATATTTCCGCCACGATCTGA
- a CDS encoding glycosyltransferase family 39 protein, whose product MRFTSLVVELIRARPRLVVWLVVLVQAAIWLILPMLLYRSPPGDVATVLAFGREYQVGTWLGPPLAFWLADIAFRAAGNHIFGVYLLAQVCAVVTFWIYYQLARAIVGGQQAVLAVLLSMTVVAFSSPGVEFGPLVLARPLWALLLLHSWQLIGQNRRNAWFAWSIEAGLLLLTTPAALGLLLLLAGFVVATARGRRVLMSLDPLYALLVIAVLVLPYLIWLLRADALAMPPWPAISDLGARALQWGWLLAGLVLAMSAIVLLAILNSGWFARNAGEAPIIYRPPVDPLARQFVYFFALAPALLGSLIAGIFNRDHVVGGAGVALLMSGLVVIVASGDLIHLRRQRLLRTVWAAAVAAPAVAVIVTTLVLPWTGAAEVPTSLPAKAIAQFFGDNFERRTNQRLRAVAGDPQLAGFIAMSAGRPHLLLDATPERTPWLSVAKFSETGGVVVWRASDTSGTPPPDIAQRFPGLVPEVPRVFEWMVNGRQPLLRVGWAIVRPKAQ is encoded by the coding sequence ATGCGCTTCACCTCGCTCGTTGTCGAACTGATCCGCGCCCGGCCGCGGCTGGTGGTCTGGCTCGTGGTATTGGTCCAGGCCGCAATTTGGCTGATCCTGCCGATGCTGCTGTACCGCAGCCCGCCGGGCGACGTGGCGACCGTGCTGGCCTTTGGCCGGGAATACCAGGTCGGAACCTGGCTCGGTCCGCCGCTGGCGTTCTGGCTCGCCGACATCGCGTTTCGCGCCGCCGGGAATCACATCTTCGGCGTCTATCTTTTGGCGCAGGTCTGCGCCGTCGTCACCTTCTGGATCTACTATCAACTGGCCCGCGCGATTGTCGGAGGGCAGCAGGCAGTGCTCGCGGTACTGCTCTCGATGACGGTGGTGGCCTTCTCTTCGCCCGGCGTCGAGTTCGGACCATTGGTGCTGGCGCGCCCGCTGTGGGCGCTGCTTTTGCTGCATTCCTGGCAATTGATCGGCCAGAACCGGCGGAACGCCTGGTTCGCCTGGTCGATCGAGGCCGGACTTTTGCTGCTGACGACGCCGGCCGCGCTCGGATTACTGCTGCTGCTGGCCGGATTTGTCGTTGCCACTGCGCGGGGGCGGCGCGTGCTGATGTCGCTCGATCCGCTCTATGCGCTGCTCGTGATCGCCGTGCTGGTCTTGCCGTATCTGATCTGGCTGCTCCGCGCCGATGCGCTCGCGATGCCGCCGTGGCCAGCGATCTCCGATCTCGGCGCGCGCGCCCTGCAGTGGGGCTGGCTGCTCGCTGGTCTCGTGCTCGCAATGTCCGCCATCGTGCTGCTGGCGATCCTCAACTCCGGCTGGTTCGCCCGCAATGCCGGGGAGGCGCCGATCATCTACCGGCCGCCGGTCGATCCGCTGGCGCGCCAATTCGTCTATTTCTTCGCGCTTGCGCCGGCGCTGCTCGGAAGCTTGATCGCGGGCATCTTTAACCGCGATCATGTCGTCGGCGGGGCGGGCGTCGCCTTGCTGATGTCGGGGCTCGTCGTAATCGTGGCGAGCGGCGATCTGATCCATCTGCGGCGTCAGCGCCTGTTGCGGACGGTATGGGCCGCAGCCGTCGCTGCTCCCGCCGTGGCGGTGATCGTGACCACCCTTGTTCTGCCGTGGACCGGCGCTGCCGAAGTGCCGACCTCGTTGCCGGCCAAAGCGATCGCGCAATTCTTTGGCGACAATTTCGAACGGCGAACCAACCAGCGGCTGCGCGCGGTGGCCGGCGATCCGCAATTGGCCGGTTTCATCGCGATGAGCGCCGGGCGCCCGCATCTATTGCTCGATGCCACGCCGGAACGAACCCCGTGGCTGTCGGTCGCGAAATTCAGCGAGACCGGCGGCGTCGTGGTCTGGCGTGCCTCCGACACGTCGGGCACGCCACCACCCGATATCGCACAGCGGTTTCCCGGCCTCGTGCCGGAAGTGCCACGCGTCTTCGAATGGATGGTGAACGGCCGTCAGCCGCTTTTGCGCGTCGGCTGGGCCATCGTGCGGCCGAAGGCGCAGTAG
- a CDS encoding uracil-DNA glycosylase: MIPEPAPNLRQLLAFYLEAGVDCALTEEQVDRLAEPDVPAVPAAIRETAPHRPVREMPAAMPAVPRSEIAPAPEAAIALAREAARTAPTLEALRTLLENFEGCALRNTATRLVFADGNPQARIMFVGEAPGRDEDIEGLPFVGRSGKLLDRMIAAIGLDRSKAYIANVIPWRPPGNRTPTPQETQICLPFIQRQIELVNPDILVTLGNPSTQTLLSTRDGIMKTRGRWFDYDTGTRTIRAMATFHPAYLLRSPSYKRMSWQDLRAIAKALEQAT; encoded by the coding sequence TTGATCCCCGAACCCGCGCCTAATCTCAGGCAATTGCTGGCTTTTTATCTGGAGGCCGGGGTCGATTGCGCATTGACGGAGGAACAAGTCGATCGGCTTGCCGAGCCCGACGTCCCTGCCGTCCCCGCTGCCATCCGCGAGACCGCGCCACACCGCCCCGTCAGGGAAATGCCCGCCGCGATGCCGGCAGTTCCGCGCAGCGAAATCGCGCCCGCGCCGGAAGCGGCCATCGCTCTCGCGCGCGAGGCGGCGCGAACGGCGCCGACGCTGGAAGCGCTGCGTACGCTCTTGGAAAATTTCGAGGGTTGCGCGCTCCGAAACACCGCGACGCGGCTGGTGTTTGCCGACGGCAATCCGCAGGCGCGGATCATGTTCGTCGGCGAAGCGCCCGGCCGCGACGAAGACATCGAGGGTCTGCCCTTTGTTGGACGTTCCGGCAAATTGCTGGACCGGATGATCGCAGCAATCGGACTCGACCGCAGCAAGGCCTACATCGCCAACGTGATCCCCTGGCGGCCGCCCGGCAACCGGACGCCGACGCCGCAGGAGACGCAAATCTGCCTGCCGTTCATCCAGCGGCAGATCGAACTCGTGAACCCCGACATACTGGTGACGCTCGGCAACCCCTCGACGCAAACGCTGCTGTCGACCCGCGACGGCATCATGAAGACCCGTGGCAGGTGGTTCGACTACGACACCGGCACCCGCACCATCCGCGCCATGGCGACATTCCACCCGGCCTATTTGCTGCGCTCGCCGTCGTACAAGCGGATGTCCTGGCAGGACCTGCGCGCGATCGCGAAGGCGCTGGAGCAGGCGACTTAA
- a CDS encoding electron transfer flavoprotein-ubiquinone oxidoreductase: protein MSAEELPPRESMEFDVVIVGAGPSGLAAAIRLKQLNADLSIVVVEKGSEVGAHILSGAVIDPVSLDKLIPDWREDADCPLKTQVKDDRFYWTTATGAIRLPNFAMPPLMNNHHCYIGSLGDVCRWLAPKAEALGVEIYPGFAAAEVLYDDDGAVRGIATGDMGIARDGSHKDSYTRGMELLGKYTLFAEGARGSLSKELIAKFSLDAKSEPSKFGIGLKEVWEIDPAKHQKGLIQHSFGWPLNNKTGGGSFLYHYDDNKVAVGFVVHLNYDDPYLSPFDEFQRFKTHPSIRTVFEGGKRISYGARAITEGGYQSVPRLSFPGGALIGCAAGFVNVPRIKGVHNAMGSGMLAAEHVAAALGAGRANDELVEYENAWRDSAVGRDLHRVRNVKPLWSKFGTIIGVALGGFDMWCNTLGFSLFGTQSHAKSDRKTLDPAKAHAPIAYPKPDGKLTFDKLSSVFLSNTNHEEDQPVHLKVADMNLQKTSEHDVYAGPSNRYCPAGVYEWVEETSGPRFQINAQNCVHCKTCDVKDPNGNITWVPPEGGGGPNYQGM from the coding sequence ATGAGTGCAGAAGAACTTCCTCCTCGCGAATCCATGGAATTCGACGTCGTGATCGTCGGCGCCGGGCCCTCAGGGCTGGCTGCGGCGATCCGGCTGAAGCAGCTCAATGCCGATCTCAGCATCGTCGTGGTGGAAAAGGGGTCCGAGGTCGGCGCGCACATCCTGTCGGGCGCGGTGATCGATCCGGTATCGCTCGACAAGCTGATTCCGGATTGGCGTGAGGACGCCGATTGCCCGCTCAAAACCCAGGTCAAGGACGACCGCTTCTACTGGACCACCGCAACCGGCGCGATCCGGCTGCCGAACTTCGCAATGCCGCCGCTGATGAACAATCATCACTGCTATATCGGCTCGCTCGGCGATGTCTGCCGCTGGCTGGCGCCGAAGGCCGAGGCGCTCGGCGTCGAAATCTATCCCGGTTTTGCCGCGGCCGAAGTGCTGTATGACGATGATGGCGCGGTGCGTGGCATCGCGACCGGCGACATGGGCATCGCCAGGGACGGCAGCCACAAGGACTCCTACACCCGCGGCATGGAACTGCTCGGCAAATACACGCTGTTCGCCGAAGGTGCGCGCGGCAGCCTGAGCAAGGAACTGATCGCGAAATTCTCGCTCGACGCCAAAAGCGAGCCATCGAAATTCGGCATCGGGTTGAAGGAAGTCTGGGAGATCGATCCCGCCAAGCACCAGAAGGGCCTGATCCAGCATTCGTTCGGCTGGCCACTGAACAACAAGACCGGCGGCGGCTCGTTCCTCTACCATTACGACGACAACAAGGTGGCGGTCGGTTTCGTCGTGCACCTCAATTACGACGATCCGTATCTGTCGCCGTTCGACGAATTCCAGCGCTTCAAGACGCACCCGTCGATCCGCACCGTGTTCGAAGGCGGCAAGCGCATCTCCTATGGCGCACGCGCCATCACCGAGGGCGGCTATCAGTCGGTGCCGCGGCTGAGCTTCCCGGGCGGCGCGCTGATCGGCTGCGCCGCGGGCTTCGTCAACGTGCCGCGCATCAAGGGCGTGCACAATGCGATGGGCAGCGGCATGCTCGCGGCGGAACATGTTGCGGCGGCGCTCGGCGCCGGCCGCGCCAATGACGAATTGGTGGAATATGAAAACGCCTGGCGCGATTCCGCCGTCGGCCGGGACCTGCACCGGGTGCGCAACGTCAAGCCGCTATGGTCGAAATTCGGCACCATCATCGGCGTGGCACTCGGCGGCTTCGACATGTGGTGCAACACGCTGGGCTTCTCGCTGTTCGGAACCCAGTCGCACGCCAAGTCCGACCGCAAGACGCTGGATCCGGCCAAGGCGCATGCGCCGATCGCCTATCCCAAGCCGGACGGCAAGCTCACCTTCGACAAATTGTCCTCGGTGTTCCTCTCCAACACCAACCATGAAGAGGACCAGCCGGTTCATCTCAAGGTCGCCGACATGAACCTGCAGAAGACATCCGAGCACGATGTCTATGCGGGTCCGTCGAACCGCTATTGCCCGGCTGGCGTCTATGAATGGGTCGAAGAGACCTCCGGTCCGCGCTTCCAGATCAACGCCCAGAACTGCGTCCACTGCAAAACCTGCGACGTGAAGGACCCGAACGGCAATATCACCTGGGTTCCGCCCGAAGGCGGCGGCGGGCCGAATTACCAGGGCATGTAG